CTTGATGGGGGAATGGCAGAGATTCTTTTTGCGGCTTGGCACAACAGGACGTGGTGTGGTCTCGACTTCCATGTCGTTTTCGGGAGCTGGGGGTGCTCTTTCCTCACCAGGGCAGAACGATCGACGGTGTCTCAGCTACTAAGAAGTAACTAAATACGTTATAGTCACGGTACCTATGGACACGGGCCTCAGCCGcttgcctagaggtacctatctttGACCAGCGAATCGATACTGATGAAAAGCGCATAATCGTGTGGTCGTGTCGGATTACACCGCGGTGAACTGGCTCCTTAGTAACTAACGCTGACAGTGTTTGGGTGATCATCGTTCGGCGTCGCTCCCGCTGCTACCCTCGGCGCGTGACGTCATGCATGTCCGTCCCTTCCCGACTCCgatacctactacctacctattcaaCGGCCCCGTTTAACGGTGAAACGGCGCATCGCCTCCTCTCATCGCAATCAAGGTAGAAACCCGACATCCGGAAGCCAGCCCTTCCCGTAGACCAAAATGTCTCCAACCGTCGACCCCGCCATCCTCCGCGCTCTGGGTCTGGATCCCaactccgcctccgccagcATCACTTCCCACGGCGGCTCCGGTTTCTCCTCGACTTATAagctcctcaccaccacccctgaTGACAGCAAAAGGGCATACTTTGTCAAAACCGGCAGCGGTCccgacgccgccgccatgtTCCTTGGGGAACATCACTCCCTCAATGCGATCCATTCCGCCATCCCCTCCTTCTGTCCACGCTCTTATGCCAACGGGACCATGTCCTCCAACTCTAACCAGCATTTCTTGCTGACTGATTTCCTCAATCTCCGCTCGAGCGGTGGTTCGGCCAGATCTGGCAGTGCATGTGGTGAATCCTTTGCAGCAAAGCTGGCCAAGATGCACACCCTCCCCGCCCCGATCCCCGAGGGGTACGACAAACCCATGTTCGGCTTTCCCGTCCCTACATACTGCGGAGCGACGAAGCAGGACAATACCTGGAAGGAGGACTGGGCAGAGTTCTACGCTGACAACCGGTTACGCCATGTGCTGAAGGAAGGTGAGAAGATAAATGGAAAAAGCAAAGAGTTGAGCGACGCGGTGGACAAGGTCGCATCAAAGGTGGTGCCCAGACTTTTGGGGGAACAGACGATAGGAAAGGTGACGCCGGTGTTGCTACATGGGGATTTGTGGAGTGGGAATCAGGGACGGGGTAGGTTTTCCGAGGAAGGGGGCGTTGAGGAGGTCATCTATGACCCGGCAGCGGTTTATGGGCACTCGGAGTATGAGCTGGGCATCATGAAGATGTTTGGCGGGTTTGGCGGGGGGTTTTGGAAGGAGTATGGGGAGTTGATGCCGAAGCAGGAACCGAAAGAGGAATGGGAGGATCGAATTGCCTTGTATGAGCTGTGAGTGTCGCGGTGATCTGACCTGCCTGCTGAGATGCTGTGAGGGGTGTGATTTGCTAATGGGGCTCGACAGGTACCACCATTTGAACCACTATGCGTTGTTTGGAGGCGGGTATCGCGGCGGCGCCATGTCCATTATGAAGAAGCTTATTGCAAAGTATGCGTAGCTGGGATATTCGACTTGGCTGGCGAATGGTCCTCAGAAACCGAACATGTGAAAGTCCGCATATCAACCTCGAGTATCAGGTACTCATGGCGCGTCCATGTGTCTTTGCAATACCGTGAAACCCAACATTATTGAAATGTCAAAATGTGTTGATGTAGGTGGGTATGGTCTGGCGCCAGTCGTCTGTTCAATGCTAGGATTGATGAAGAGCGCGTTGGTCCATTGTTTGATGCTCGGCCAAAGATATTCTAAGTATAGGGGCCTAAAGTAGACATGAGAAGCAACGTGGCCCTCGACTAACAGATTGAAGTGGAAGCCCAATGCGAAATCTGTTAGTGGTCTCGTGTGATAAATGGCCATTGTTGATCGCATTTCGCAAAGACGCCATCCATAACATGTTCTAGCTGATAACGAAATGAAGAGCGATTAGTTGTCGCTAAAGCTGGACCAGCTGGTCTCAAGACTCACATTCAACACGTGGAAATGTCAGGTCGAGACAAGTGAAACCCCTATAGCGTGATGTCTCTCTTTGTGAGTCCTCTCAAACTGACACTTTTTGACACGCCGGCATCCATCCGATCGATTGCATGTTCACATGGACCTCATCCGTCTCCCAGCGATAATTGTTAAGGATCGCTTGCCGTGCACAGACCATACATGTCACTGTCCAGGTGTTCAATGCATGTCATTGCAGCCGCCAAGAGGTGTCGTTCCCCTGTCAGCGAGTGACAGCAACGATCCACATCATCTTGTGAGAGCTCCATTCTGAGAAGCGACCAGACCATGCAAGCAACGAACCCACATCCAATCCATGACGGGCAGCTTGTAGGTTCCCCCTTTGGACACCCTTTGGGCCTCGATTCTCTGCTTGACAGTTGGCACTCGAtaccaccccctcctcctcagcccgAAGCGTGTGGTCAACGACGAcgggacagcagcagcagcactagAAGCACCGCCAAGTCGGACCacacccctcccctcccctcccctcccccctcttcttcttcttcttcttcttcttctttgctgtAGTACAGCCAACTTTCTaatatcaccaccacccattcctttcttccgtcttctccttccccttcttcctctctctcagTCTGTCTTGTTGCTACCTACCCGCCCTCTCCCCGTCGCGTCGTCCGTCCTCTTCTCCGCCACCCCAGCCAGACAACCAACCACGCGCCGCATCATACGAGACATCACGAAACCACCGCCATGAACGGCCACTTCGCCGCCGtcgacaacggcaacggGTCGTCGCCCGACAGCAACGCCCACAGCTTTGAACACGGTATCCAGGTCATCAACGAGGACAAGCAATACAACACCAACCTCAATGAGTACCTCAACGAGACACACGTTGCCGAGGCCGGCTTCAACTACCACCTCATCTCCGTCTTCGGCTCCCAGTCCACTGGCAAGTCAACCCTCCTGAACCACCTGTTCGGCACCCAGTTCAGCGTCATGTCCGAGCGAGAGCGTCGCCAGACTACAAAGGGCATATGGATgtccaagaacaagaacgaGGGAAAGATGGCCGACAACATCCTGGTCATGGACGTCGAAGGCACCGATGGTCGCGAGCGTGGCGAGGACCAGGATTTCGAGCGCAAGAGTGCCCTCTTCGCCCTTGCTACGAGTGAGGTCTTGATCGTCAACATCTGGGAACACCAGGTTGGTCTGTACCAGGGCGCAAACATGGGCCTGCTCAAGACTGTTTTTGAGGTCAACATGCAGTTGTTCTTGAAGGATAAGCAGTGGGTTTCCTGTGATGCGCTCCTAACCGATGTTCACTTACTAACAGTTTAGAAACCAAACccgctccctcctcttcttcgttatCCGCGACCATATCGGCGTCACCCCTCTCGCAAACTTGCGCAACACCTTGATCCAGGATCTGACCCACATCTggtcctccatctccaagcCCGCCGGCCTCGAGAACTCCAAGATTGAGGACTACTTCGACTTTGCCTTTGCCGCCCTCCCGCACAAAATCCTGCAACCCGATAAGTTCATCTCCGAGGTTCAGAATCTCGGCTCCCGCTTTATTGCCGGCCACCGAAACAAGGACTCAGATGCCACCGACGACCAAGAACTCACCGGTGGCGTCTTCCTCCCCGAATACCATCGCCGTATCCCTGCCGACGGCCTCTCCATCTACGCCGAGGGCATCTGGGACCAGATCGTCTCCAACAAGGATCTCGACTTGCCCACGCAACAAGAACTTCTCGCGCAGTTCCGCTGTGACGAGATTGCGCGCGAGGTGCAAATCGCCTTTGACGCCGCCATTGCTCCCCTCGAAGAACAACAGGCCGAGTCCACCCGCGCCGGCAAGCCCGCCGTCCTTCCCAATCTCGGTCAAATCGGCGCCGAGGCCCGTGAGAAGTGCGTCAAGAACTTTGAGACTCAGGCCTCCCGCTACCACAAGGGCGTGTACACCACGAAGCGCGCCGAGCTCGAGGACAAAATCGACAACCGCCTCAAGGCTCTATACCAAGCCCATCTCACCGCCGCTCACAAGGCGGGCGTGACTGCCTTCTCCGAGGCCGTCGCCAACGCTGTCAAGGCAGGGCAAAAAGCGGGCGGTGCTTACGAGTTCGCCGAGATTGTCGAGAAGCAAAAGACCAAGACTCTTGAAATCTTCAAGAAGGAGGCGCAGTCCCTCGCCATCCCCGGAGTGGCCTGGTCCAACTTCAAGCCGCAGTACCTCATCTTTGAAAAGGAGCTCGACGAAGTCTCTGCGCGCTTGCGCAAGGAGGAGATGCGCCGCTTGGCGATTCGTGTAGAGCGGTGGGTCAAGTCCCGCCTAGGCGACGCGATTGGGCTGGAATTCAACAAGCTCGGGTCCGGTCGTGGTGGGTCTGGTGCTCCGGAGTCTGGTGAGAAACCCGCTACCGAGAAGGACATTTGGGATCGTGTATGGAAGGCCTTTATCAGCATTGTGGGTGAAGCCGAGAGCAGGTTTACCGATCGCGCCAAGAGCTTCGAAGCTAGCGACGATGAAGTCCAAGTCGGCCTCTGGCGCCTCCGCCGCAAGTCGTGGGTCGCGCTGCGCGAGAAgatcgaagaagaagtaatgGAGTCCAACATTCTCATGAAGCTTCGCGAAAACTTCGAAGACAAGTTCCGCTACGACGAAGATGGAGTGCCACGCATTTGGCGGCCGTCGGATGACATTGAAGGGATTTACACGCGCGCGCGCGAGTCGACGCTCGGTCTCGTCCCGCTGCTATCCCGCTTCCGCCTGACATCCACCAGTGCCCCTCCGGATTTGATCGAGTTTGTCGGTCCCCAACCGCACGGCGTCGAGCCaggtgatgaagaggaccTGACGCCGATTGGTGGCgttgacgaggacgaggg
The Neurospora crassa OR74A linkage group II, whole genome shotgun sequence DNA segment above includes these coding regions:
- a CDS encoding sey-1 — its product is MNGHFAAVDNGNGSSPDSNAHSFEHGIQVINEDKQYNTNLNEYLNETHVAEAGFNYHLISVFGSQSTGKSTLLNHLFGTQFSVMSERERRQTTKGIWMSKNKNEGKMADNILVMDVEGTDGRERGEDQDFERKSALFALATSEVLIVNIWEHQVGLYQGANMGLLKTVFEVNMQLFLKDKQNQTRSLLFFVIRDHIGVTPLANLRNTLIQDLTHIWSSISKPAGLENSKIEDYFDFAFAALPHKILQPDKFISEVQNLGSRFIAGHRNKDSDATDDQELTGGVFLPEYHRRIPADGLSIYAEGIWDQIVSNKDLDLPTQQELLAQFRCDEIAREVQIAFDAAIAPLEEQQAESTRAGKPAVLPNLGQIGAEAREKCVKNFETQASRYHKGVYTTKRAELEDKIDNRLKALYQAHLTAAHKAGVTAFSEAVANAVKAGQKAGGAYEFAEIVEKQKTKTLEIFKKEAQSLAIPGVAWSNFKPQYLIFEKELDEVSARLRKEEMRRLAIRVERWVKSRLGDAIGLEFNKLGSGRGGSGAPESGEKPATEKDIWDRVWKAFISIVGEAESRFTDRAKSFEASDDEVQVGLWRLRRKSWVALREKIEEEVMESNILMKLRENFEDKFRYDEDGVPRIWRPSDDIEGIYTRARESTLGLVPLLSRFRLTSTSAPPDLIEFVGPQPHGVEPGDEEDLTPIGGVDEDEGKSLEEETTILSEPKKQDLVVRFKKMADGVYVEAKRSAIGGITQVPLYFYAVLLVLGWNEFVMVLRNPILFLLLLLISGGTYVAYSLNLLGPMMQMANAASTQGMEIGKAKLRDFLENHEGARGALGMPPKNAQRVESGISMDTLDSNGKRKETGLGAEDDI
- a CDS encoding fructosamine-3-kinase, encoding MSPTVDPAILRALGLDPNSASASITSHGGSGFSSTYKLLTTTPDDSKRAYFVKTGSGPDAAAMFLGEHHSLNAIHSAIPSFCPRSYANGTMSSNSNQHFLLTDFLNLRSSGGSARSGSACGESFAAKLAKMHTLPAPIPEGYDKPMFGFPVPTYCGATKQDNTWKEDWAEFYADNRLRHVLKEGEKINGKSKELSDAVDKVASKVVPRLLGEQTIGKVTPVLLHGDLWSGNQGRGRFSEEGGVEEVIYDPAAVYGHSEYELGIMKMFGGFGGGFWKEYGELMPKQEPKEEWEDRIALYELYHHLNHYALFGGGYRGGAMSIMKKLIAKYA